One Streptomyces sp. B21-105 genomic region harbors:
- a CDS encoding FadR/GntR family transcriptional regulator, giving the protein MSLTDKAIEQIRELIRTGALPPGSKLPPESDLAAQLGLSRNLAREAVKALAVARILEVRRGDGTYVTSLQPSLLLEGLGGAVELLQGDSAALQDLMEVRRLLEPVATALAATRISDAQLAEVERHLDAMREARDDVELLNAHDAAFHRAVVVATGNESLLALLEGVSGRTLRARIWRGLVDDQAAGRTLAEHEAIFKALTTRDAALSQAAALLHVSTTEAWLREHLRTDTARGRDGFVA; this is encoded by the coding sequence TTGTCTCTGACGGACAAAGCCATCGAGCAGATCCGTGAGCTCATTCGCACCGGCGCTCTGCCCCCGGGGTCGAAGCTCCCGCCGGAATCGGACCTGGCCGCCCAGCTCGGCCTCTCCCGCAATCTCGCCCGCGAGGCGGTCAAGGCGCTGGCCGTGGCCCGGATCCTGGAGGTCCGGCGCGGCGACGGCACGTACGTGACCAGCCTGCAGCCGAGTCTGCTCCTGGAGGGGCTCGGCGGGGCGGTGGAACTGCTGCAGGGCGACTCGGCCGCGCTGCAGGACCTCATGGAGGTGCGCAGGCTGCTCGAACCGGTCGCCACCGCGCTGGCCGCGACCCGGATCTCCGACGCCCAACTGGCCGAGGTGGAGCGGCACTTGGACGCCATGCGGGAGGCCCGCGACGACGTCGAACTGCTCAACGCGCACGACGCGGCCTTCCACCGCGCCGTCGTGGTCGCCACCGGCAACGAGTCACTGCTCGCCCTGCTCGAGGGCGTCTCCGGCCGTACTCTGCGCGCCCGCATCTGGCGCGGCCTGGTCGACGACCAGGCCGCGGGCCGCACCCTCGCCGAGCACGAGGCGATCTTCAAGGCGCTGACCACCCGCGACGCCGCCCTCAGCCAGGCCGCCGCCCTGTTGCACGTGAGCACCACCGAAGCGTGGCTGAGAGAGCACCTGCGCACGGACACGGCCCGCGGCCGTGACGGTTTTGTCGCCTGA
- a CDS encoding antibiotic biosynthesis monooxygenase family protein — translation MSVVKINVLTVPAEQRETLEQRFAARGHSVESSDGFEWFELLRPVEGTDTYLVYTRWRDEESFRAWAEGPMRAAHQGGAEGERPKPAASASTLWSFEVAQQVTPKGA, via the coding sequence ATGAGCGTAGTCAAGATCAACGTACTGACCGTCCCGGCGGAGCAGCGGGAGACTCTCGAGCAGCGCTTCGCCGCACGCGGCCACTCCGTCGAGAGCTCCGACGGCTTCGAGTGGTTCGAGCTGCTCCGGCCGGTGGAGGGCACCGACACCTACCTCGTCTACACGCGCTGGCGTGACGAGGAGTCGTTCCGGGCGTGGGCCGAGGGCCCGATGAGGGCGGCGCACCAGGGCGGCGCGGAAGGGGAGCGTCCCAAGCCCGCCGCCTCGGCGTCCACCCTCTGGTCGTTCGAGGTCGCCCAGCAGGTGACGCCCAAGGGCGCTTAG
- a CDS encoding ATP-binding SpoIIE family protein phosphatase — protein MDDQADRLVSRVARELGARADELVADVEKALRRELPALWETPEIADTVSQNVAEYIGTGLSGLARSADPQLIEPPPAALERARRLARHGIALDTMLRAFRLAQGVVLDRLIAELPRYTADAPLVSRATRYVIATSTRYVDRTSQQDVVAFQEERDRRRQWRLAMVNEAGLRIGTTLDVARTAQELADLAAERFADLVTVDLLDSALHADDAPGPDQLAVRRIARAPAAASDARPPTVAGWPLDTCVDGSPAAHALATGRPSLHHGERSADGHRVHSTMVVPLRARGSTLGVAEFCRHRNPDLYDDEDLLLAQEIAARAAIAVDNARRYTHARATALTLQRSLLPRPAPRQSAVEVAYRYQPAGGQAGVGGDWYDVIPLSGARVALVVGDVVGHGIHAAAAMGRLRTAVRTLADIDLPPDELLTHLDDVVLRPSGEASDDPDGHPGGDGDGDGDDHPVGDPGETGATCLYAVYDPVSRRCTLARAGHVPPAVTSRDKTVELLELPPGPPLGLGGLPFEATEVELPGGTLIALFTDGLIEARDHDVDAGLTRLRHALARPETSLEAICDTVLEAMLPDRPDDDVALLLARTHALGARQVATWDLDADPAAVARARSHVSRQLADWRLEDLAFTAELVVSELVTNAIRYGRPPIRLRLIHDRGLLCEVSDGTNTTPHLRRARVLDEGGRGLLLVARLAERWGTRHARRGKTVWAELSESAQVPSSALSV, from the coding sequence GTGGACGACCAGGCCGACCGTCTCGTGTCCCGCGTCGCGCGCGAGCTGGGCGCGCGGGCGGACGAGCTGGTCGCCGACGTGGAGAAGGCCCTGCGGCGGGAGCTTCCCGCACTCTGGGAGACCCCCGAGATCGCCGACACGGTGTCGCAGAACGTCGCCGAGTACATCGGGACCGGGCTGTCCGGCCTGGCCCGCTCGGCCGATCCGCAGCTGATCGAACCGCCGCCGGCCGCCCTGGAGCGCGCCCGCCGCCTGGCCCGGCACGGCATCGCCCTGGACACCATGCTGCGGGCCTTCCGGCTGGCCCAGGGAGTCGTCCTCGACCGGCTGATCGCCGAGCTGCCCCGGTACACCGCCGACGCGCCCCTGGTCAGCAGGGCGACCCGGTATGTGATCGCGACGTCGACCAGGTACGTCGACCGCACCTCGCAGCAGGACGTCGTCGCCTTCCAGGAGGAGCGCGACCGCCGGCGCCAGTGGCGGCTGGCGATGGTGAACGAGGCGGGCCTGCGCATCGGGACCACGCTGGACGTCGCCCGCACCGCCCAGGAGCTCGCCGACCTCGCCGCGGAGCGGTTCGCGGACCTCGTCACCGTCGACCTGCTCGACTCCGCGCTGCACGCTGACGACGCCCCGGGCCCGGACCAACTCGCCGTGCGCCGGATCGCCCGGGCGCCCGCGGCCGCCAGCGACGCGCGGCCCCCCACCGTCGCCGGGTGGCCGCTGGACACCTGCGTCGACGGATCACCCGCGGCACACGCCCTGGCCACCGGGCGGCCCTCACTGCACCACGGCGAGCGAAGCGCGGACGGCCACCGCGTCCACTCCACGATGGTGGTGCCGCTGCGCGCCCGCGGCAGCACACTCGGCGTCGCCGAGTTCTGCCGGCACCGCAACCCCGACCTCTACGACGACGAGGACCTGCTGCTCGCCCAGGAGATCGCCGCCCGGGCGGCGATCGCCGTCGACAACGCCCGCCGCTACACGCACGCCCGCGCCACCGCACTCACCCTGCAGCGCAGTCTGCTCCCGCGCCCTGCCCCCCGGCAGTCGGCGGTGGAGGTCGCCTACCGCTATCAGCCGGCCGGCGGCCAGGCCGGGGTGGGCGGCGACTGGTACGACGTCATCCCCCTGTCCGGGGCCCGGGTGGCCCTGGTGGTGGGTGACGTGGTCGGCCACGGCATCCACGCCGCCGCCGCCATGGGCCGGCTGCGGACCGCGGTGCGCACCCTCGCCGACATCGACCTGCCGCCCGACGAACTGCTCACCCATCTCGACGACGTGGTCCTGCGCCCCTCCGGCGAGGCCTCCGACGACCCGGACGGTCACCCGGGCGGCGACGGGGACGGCGACGGGGACGACCACCCGGTGGGCGACCCGGGCGAGACGGGCGCCACCTGCCTGTACGCCGTCTACGACCCCGTCTCCCGCCGCTGCACCCTGGCCCGCGCCGGTCACGTCCCGCCGGCCGTGACGAGCCGGGACAAAACGGTCGAGCTGCTGGAACTGCCGCCCGGGCCGCCGCTGGGCCTGGGCGGCCTGCCCTTCGAGGCGACGGAGGTGGAACTGCCCGGGGGCACCCTGATCGCCCTGTTCACCGACGGCCTGATCGAGGCCCGAGACCACGACGTCGACGCGGGTCTCACCCGGCTGCGCCACGCCCTGGCCCGGCCGGAGACGTCCCTGGAGGCGATCTGCGACACCGTCCTCGAAGCCATGCTGCCGGACCGTCCGGACGACGACGTCGCCCTCCTCCTGGCCCGCACCCACGCCCTAGGCGCACGGCAGGTCGCCACCTGGGATCTGGACGCCGACCCGGCCGCCGTCGCGCGGGCCCGGTCGCACGTCTCCCGGCAGCTGGCCGACTGGCGTCTGGAGGACCTCGCCTTCACCGCCGAGCTGGTGGTCAGCGAACTGGTCACCAACGCCATCCGCTACGGCAGGCCCCCGATCAGGCTGCGCCTCATCCACGACCGCGGACTGCTGTGCGAGGTCTCCGACGGCACCAACACCACCCCGCACCTGCGCCGCGCCCGGGTCCTCGACGAGGGCGGACGCGGCCTGCTGCTGGTCGCCCGGCTGGCGGAGCGCTGGGGCACCCGCCACGCCCGCCGCGGCAAGACGGTCTGGGCCGAACTGAGCGAGTCGGCGCAGGTCCCGTCGTCGGCGCTCTCCGTGTGA
- a CDS encoding IclR family transcriptional regulator translates to MSARDGPTLITSVQRAFRLLEVVSEHENGAPAKQLAREAGLPLATAYHLLRTLVYDGYLLKLQDGGFILGDRLRTLHTGGRGQALLSRVRPTLAALRDELTTAAYLTFYEEGEIRVAEIVDGPRTPRVDLWVGFEDAGHATALGKSVLREMDDDARRDYLSRHRLADLTPRTITSAPELIRRLDTSPVAPAVTDLEEYALGTVCVAVPVYSGDVIGSLGVSLPADRLSRIEQVRDRLIPTANRVTRTLSLHV, encoded by the coding sequence ATGAGTGCGCGGGACGGCCCCACGCTCATCACGTCCGTGCAGCGGGCCTTCCGCCTGCTGGAGGTGGTGAGCGAGCACGAGAACGGCGCGCCGGCCAAGCAGCTGGCGCGGGAGGCGGGGCTGCCCCTGGCCACCGCCTACCACCTGCTGCGGACCCTGGTTTACGACGGCTACCTGCTGAAACTCCAGGACGGCGGGTTCATCCTGGGCGACAGACTCCGGACGCTGCACACCGGGGGCCGCGGCCAGGCGCTGCTCAGCCGCGTCCGTCCGACGCTGGCCGCGCTGCGGGACGAGCTCACGACCGCCGCCTACCTCACGTTCTACGAGGAGGGGGAGATCCGGGTCGCCGAGATCGTCGACGGGCCCCGGACGCCCCGCGTGGACCTGTGGGTCGGTTTCGAGGACGCGGGGCACGCCACCGCCCTCGGCAAGTCCGTCCTGCGGGAAATGGACGACGACGCCCGCCGCGACTACCTCTCCCGTCACCGACTGGCCGACCTCACCCCGAGGACCATCACCAGCGCTCCGGAACTGATCCGGCGCCTGGACACCTCGCCCGTGGCCCCGGCCGTCACCGACCTGGAGGAGTACGCCCTCGGCACCGTCTGCGTCGCCGTCCCCGTCTACAGCGGCGACGTGATCGGCTCGCTCGGCGTCTCCCTGCCCGCCGACCGGCTGTCGCGGATCGAGCAGGTCCGGGACCGGCTGATCCCCACGGCGAACCGTGTGACCAGGACGCTTTCCCTGCACGTCTGA
- a CDS encoding PP2C family protein-serine/threonine phosphatase, producing the protein MSQARNHGGAPQPTRLFGHRSAGPLLPVLIVLTVVLVDLVGATGTTWLSLLVAGPALAATTNGPRGVLCVGLLAAVLGTALGARDGVPGPELAAVPAALLAVTLASALAGALRSRREQVLADVRSVAEAAQHALLKPVPATVGPFEVAVCYSAAAAEARIGGDLYALVPTPYGVRMIVGDVRGKGLPAVGTAALVVGVFREAAYDEPDLLAVVDRIERSLARNLGADDFVTAVVAGHPRPGELEVVNCGHAPPLLVRTPEEVLAVESPHPVPPLGLRALTDQRPDLTVLPFADGDQLLLYTDGVIEARDRHREFYPLAEGLARHLCDEPARTLGSIHEELLAHVGGRLHDDAALVLIRKPTAGVPGAPVLPQPALESRALGEQAV; encoded by the coding sequence ATGAGTCAGGCCCGGAACCATGGCGGTGCCCCCCAGCCGACACGGCTGTTCGGACACCGGTCGGCAGGCCCCCTCCTGCCCGTCCTGATCGTCCTCACGGTCGTGCTCGTCGATCTCGTCGGCGCAACGGGGACGACCTGGCTCTCCCTGCTGGTGGCCGGCCCCGCATTGGCCGCCACCACCAACGGGCCGCGCGGCGTTCTCTGCGTCGGGCTCCTGGCCGCCGTGCTCGGCACGGCACTCGGCGCCCGGGACGGCGTGCCCGGCCCGGAACTGGCGGCGGTGCCGGCCGCCCTGCTGGCCGTCACCCTGGCGAGCGCCCTCGCCGGCGCCCTGCGCTCGCGCCGGGAACAGGTGCTCGCCGACGTCCGCTCCGTCGCGGAGGCCGCCCAGCACGCGCTGCTGAAGCCGGTGCCCGCCACGGTCGGCCCCTTCGAGGTCGCCGTGTGCTACAGCGCCGCCGCCGCGGAGGCGAGGATCGGCGGGGACCTCTACGCCCTCGTGCCCACCCCGTACGGCGTCCGGATGATCGTCGGCGATGTGCGGGGCAAGGGGCTGCCGGCCGTGGGCACCGCCGCCCTCGTGGTCGGAGTCTTCCGCGAGGCCGCCTACGACGAGCCCGATCTCCTCGCCGTCGTCGACCGGATCGAGCGGAGCCTGGCACGCAATCTCGGCGCGGACGACTTCGTCACCGCCGTCGTCGCCGGACACCCGCGGCCCGGGGAGCTGGAAGTGGTCAACTGCGGACACGCGCCGCCGCTGCTGGTGCGCACGCCCGAAGAGGTGCTCGCCGTCGAGAGCCCGCACCCGGTCCCGCCCCTCGGCCTGCGCGCCCTCACCGACCAGCGACCCGACCTGACGGTGCTGCCGTTCGCCGACGGGGACCAACTGCTGCTCTACACGGACGGCGTCATCGAGGCCCGTGACCGCCACCGGGAGTTCTACCCGCTCGCCGAAGGGCTGGCGCGCCACCTCTGCGACGAGCCGGCGCGCACGCTCGGCTCGATCCACGAGGAACTGCTGGCGCACGTCGGCGGACGACTGCACGACGACGCCGCGCTGGTGCTGATCCGCAAACCGACGGCCGGTGTGCCCGGTGCGCCCGTGCTGCCCCAACCGGCCCTCGAAAGCAGGGCGTTGGGGGAGCAGGCGGTGTGA
- a CDS encoding RICIN domain-containing protein — translation MSRSRFQPLWAILLTVMFGAVMGAVAIAPQAHAATAFTSTAVNRGGGNCLDVPGSSTADGLQLIQWTCHGEPNQTFTFTPVGGTADQYTARTSGGRCVDVNGASGADNATIVQRACGSGASQKFRLVPVTVSGTTDVFGLQSVSSGKCVTPAGDSSASNTGLVQLPCTGTASRTWRLAGFGGGGGGGPTTPPTKTVRVYWLKPSDVPFDQRYPDGIAKVMREAQRYYQQELGKTFKLNDTVVEVVNGDQPRSWYENTPNGGDRYWWAVTNMQNELVRKFGLNRPDSRWLNVGEISAEGEGAGGGASTGWVILSGHDADGAAGTSGQSMNRWYGGMVHELGHAFGLPDSSSTDGTPMSASFYDYPNTHFSQSQKNQILNGPYGSFLS, via the coding sequence ATGTCACGATCGAGGTTCCAGCCCCTGTGGGCGATCCTGCTCACGGTGATGTTCGGTGCGGTCATGGGCGCCGTCGCGATCGCACCGCAGGCCCACGCCGCGACGGCGTTCACCTCCACCGCGGTCAACCGCGGCGGCGGCAACTGCCTGGACGTCCCGGGCAGTTCCACCGCCGACGGCCTCCAGCTCATCCAGTGGACCTGCCACGGCGAACCCAACCAGACCTTCACCTTCACCCCGGTCGGCGGGACCGCCGACCAGTACACCGCCCGCACCTCGGGCGGGCGGTGCGTGGACGTCAACGGAGCGTCCGGCGCCGACAACGCCACGATCGTCCAGCGGGCCTGCGGCTCGGGCGCCAGTCAGAAGTTCCGTCTCGTGCCGGTGACGGTCAGCGGCACGACCGACGTCTTCGGCCTGCAGTCGGTGTCCTCCGGCAAGTGCGTCACTCCCGCGGGCGACTCCTCGGCCTCGAACACCGGCCTCGTCCAACTGCCCTGCACCGGCACGGCGTCCCGGACCTGGCGGCTGGCCGGCTTCGGCGGAGGCGGCGGCGGCGGTCCGACCACACCGCCGACGAAGACCGTCCGGGTGTACTGGCTTAAGCCCTCCGACGTCCCGTTCGACCAGCGGTACCCCGACGGCATCGCCAAGGTGATGCGCGAGGCACAGCGCTACTACCAGCAGGAGCTCGGCAAGACCTTCAAGCTGAACGACACCGTGGTCGAGGTCGTCAACGGCGACCAGCCGCGGAGCTGGTACGAGAACACGCCCAACGGCGGTGACCGCTACTGGTGGGCGGTCACGAACATGCAGAACGAACTCGTCAGGAAGTTCGGCCTGAACCGCCCCGACAGCCGTTGGCTCAACGTGGGCGAGATCAGCGCCGAGGGAGAAGGCGCGGGCGGCGGCGCGAGCACCGGCTGGGTCATCCTGAGCGGGCATGACGCCGACGGCGCCGCGGGCACCAGCGGACAGTCCATGAACCGCTGGTACGGCGGAATGGTCCATGAGCTCGGGCACGCGTTCGGCCTGCCCGACTCGTCCTCGACCGACGGCACACCGATGTCGGCGTCCTTCTACGACTACCCCAACACCCATTTCAGCCAGAGCCAGAAGAACCAGATCCTGAACGGCCCCTACGGGAGTTTCCTGTCCTGA
- a CDS encoding family 43 glycosylhydrolase — MTRSRCLSALVAALLAAVAFLVAPPTASAAVAFTSTGVNQNGGNCLDLPGGSTTAGAQLRAFACSAGAGNQNFGYTLVSGTADTYTVTGQSGQCVDVYGASTGDNAAIIQWPCHGGTNQQWRLVPVSVSGTDKTFNLVSVSSGKCVAPSGGSSASNTNLVQLPCSTAGGRVWRLPAFAGGGGTGTKTFTNPLSQHGPDPWLTYYNGYYYLATTTWNSTVTMRKASTLAGLASASDQVIFNLTRPNGAGTMWAPEFHLLDGPNGKRWYFYYTAGREPYDLGTQRIHVLESAGLDPMGPYSFKADLLDPTQDNTWELDPGILQLGGQLYLLGTFYNGSQPMFIRPLSNPWTASGTRRVLSTPTYSWETVGGAVNEGAEVLQRGGKTFIVYSASHCSTPDYKLGMLTYNGGDPLNSSSWVKSPNPVFQRSNANGVYAPGHNGFFKSPDGTEDWIVYHANNSTSGGCDMNRSTRAQKFTWNADGTPNFGAPVALGVTLPAPSGE; from the coding sequence GTGACCCGTTCCAGATGCCTGTCCGCGCTCGTCGCGGCTCTCCTTGCGGCGGTCGCCTTCCTGGTGGCGCCGCCCACCGCCTCCGCCGCCGTCGCGTTCACCTCGACGGGGGTCAACCAGAACGGCGGCAACTGCCTGGACCTGCCCGGCGGTTCGACGACCGCGGGAGCCCAGCTGCGTGCCTTCGCGTGCTCCGCCGGCGCCGGCAACCAGAACTTCGGGTACACCCTGGTCTCCGGCACCGCCGACACCTACACGGTCACCGGGCAGTCCGGCCAGTGCGTCGACGTCTACGGGGCGTCCACCGGGGACAACGCGGCGATCATCCAGTGGCCCTGCCACGGCGGGACCAACCAGCAGTGGCGGCTCGTGCCGGTGTCGGTGAGCGGCACCGACAAGACCTTCAACCTGGTCTCCGTGAGCTCGGGCAAGTGCGTGGCGCCGAGCGGCGGTTCGTCCGCCTCGAACACCAACCTGGTGCAGCTGCCCTGCAGCACGGCGGGCGGCAGGGTCTGGCGGCTGCCCGCCTTCGCCGGCGGCGGCGGCACGGGGACGAAGACCTTCACCAACCCGCTGTCCCAGCACGGGCCCGACCCCTGGCTGACGTACTACAACGGTTACTACTACCTCGCCACCACGACCTGGAACTCGACGGTCACCATGCGCAAGGCGAGCACCCTCGCCGGCCTCGCCTCCGCCTCCGACCAGGTGATCTTCAACCTCACCCGGCCCAACGGCGCGGGCACCATGTGGGCGCCCGAGTTCCATCTGCTCGACGGTCCGAACGGGAAACGGTGGTACTTCTACTACACCGCCGGGCGGGAGCCGTACGACCTGGGCACCCAGCGGATCCACGTGCTGGAGAGCGCCGGCCTCGACCCGATGGGCCCGTACAGTTTCAAGGCCGACCTGCTCGACCCGACCCAGGACAACACCTGGGAGCTGGACCCGGGCATCCTCCAGCTGGGCGGGCAGCTCTACCTGCTGGGCACCTTCTACAACGGCTCGCAGCCGATGTTCATCCGGCCGCTGTCCAACCCCTGGACGGCGAGCGGCACCCGTCGCGTGCTGTCCACGCCGACCTACAGCTGGGAGACGGTGGGCGGCGCGGTCAACGAGGGCGCAGAGGTCCTCCAGCGGGGCGGGAAGACGTTCATCGTCTACTCGGCAAGTCACTGCTCCACGCCCGACTACAAGCTGGGCATGCTCACCTACAACGGCGGCGACCCGCTCAACTCCTCCTCGTGGGTCAAGTCGCCGAACCCGGTCTTCCAGCGGTCCAACGCCAACGGGGTGTACGCCCCCGGGCACAACGGCTTCTTCAAGTCGCCGGACGGCACCGAGGACTGGATCGTCTACCACGCCAACAACTCGACGAGCGGCGGTTGCGACATGAACAGGAGCACCAGAGCGCAGAAGTTCACCTGGAACGCCGACGGCACGCCGAACTTCGGCGCCCCCGTGGCACTCGGCGTCACCCTGCCCGCACCCTCGGGGGAGTAG